TATTGTATCTCCATGTAGGAACGGCTTGGTTTAGCTGCAGTGTTCCACTATCCAGTTACATTTAGTAAAATATATTCCTAGATGTGTACTTTTCAAAGTCTTTGTAGACATTGTTGACTCGTTTGTGTACATTTGCTAAGTGCGTTTTTTTGCTTTTTGAGGCAAGGTTCCTCTCCCCCTTTGCTACTGTGATCCAAATGAGCATGCACATGAGGATTGTTATGtaattgagagagaaacacaatcTAAAAAAGGGAATTGCATTTATTCCGTTTGAGAGCAAATTTAGAGTTCTAGATAAACAAGCTGCTTCTACAGATGGGATGTACAGTATTTCTTTCCAAGCATCCCCATAAAGGGAGCTTATCCAGTATGAGTTTGCAAACCCGTATCCGCCTCACCTACTACTGCTGTATCTTATAAACCATTAAAGCCGGCAACTTAATGTTTTCAGGCATAGTTGAATGCCACCTTTCACTTtaacctgtgacctaagatggcttcCGTATAGGGATCATGTGACATTTTAGACCTGTTGCTGTGAGGTATTGCCTTCATACTCGGTATACAGGTGTATTCTGTGATTCGCAAGGTCAAGTGTGATAGTGGGTGTTACACAAGAAAAAATGTAACCATTTGAGGCAGTGAATTCCTATTTGCAGGGTTAAAAAATCttgcatgctaaatgtgttgctgaccatgacctctgacctaatatggctgccatattgaggtcattaGGTTACTCTGCATAGAGTTATTGTCTtgatgtttggtacacagctatCTTCTCTTATTGTGTTGCTTAAGCTCTATTGACTGATTTTATCTAGTAAAAAATAACACTTTCACTGCAGCATTGCTTCAATGTCTGGCCATATCCATGATACCGATCGTTCTATGGCGTATTTAACCTCGGCCATATCAATAGTTGTGTCCCAGCTATAAAGACATTGTATGACgtctttatagttggtacactGTTGTATTCTGCGATTCTCTTCATGGTGTTAACAGATGTTACTAGAAATGAACCTCTGGACATATCActaatctaatatatatatataatgctaatataatatatatatatataaaatataaaatcttcattttgttttttagataACGGTATTGAAACAGCAGAGCTGACTGAAGGGCTCACCCCAGCTGTAAGGAGCATCATGGCAGACCCTGACTATGATGATGATGGCGATGAATTGGTTAAACCCAAAAAACTCATCAATCCAGTGAAAACCTCCAGGAACCACCAGGATCTTCACAGGGAGCTCCTCATGAATCAGAAAAGGTAAACCTATACAAAACATTAATCTAAGTATGATCATATTGTGAAAATCTGCCTTACTTACAGCCATTTTATTATCAAGTGGGACTTAACTATCTaggccaggggtctccaaccctggtcctggtaaGATACgttggctgctggttttcgtttcaaccaatctctattacttaattgaaccaattatattggtttaattagtcaagattaacaggtgttccagatctttagccactgatgatgtaaagacacctataaaacctgctggataggggatctccaggaccagggttggagacccttgATCAAGGTATGCAAGCAAAAGTATGGTCTCCACTGAAGTGGTTTAAACTTTTGGACATTGTTAATGCCAATTCCTTACCTGTTTAAATGAAATACCACAGCACAAAGAGCTTGAGTGTAATTGCAAATATAATTAAAGAGCCTCTACCTTGATTCTTTTTTTGATTTCCCTCTTAGAAGATTTACACATTTAGATTCGCAgtaaaagctttaaaaatcaGCCTCAGTTTATTGAAAAATATACCTTCTTTCTTCAGATGTTATTGCTTATATATTAACATCATTCATTTATTAAGACATACATGTCTTTATCAACTTTAGTAACAATTCTAGTTGGTAATTTGCAGCAGCTCCAAGCAGACAGAGGTTTAAAGGCAGCAGAGGAAGGAATTCAATTACTTTTGCTGCACTGTAGATTTTAAATGTTCAATATTAGGTTAACGCCAAGTCAACTTTAAAAGATGGCCCTGTGTGGGTGGCAGGACTAGTTGTTCTCAAAATGGTAATTTATAAcgttaaatttattttattattagacaCAATAAAGGATTTTTAAATCCTATCTCTTCCTCCCTATAGATGTCCAGAGGCACACTTTTTCAGTAACTGCAGTGCTCTGCAGACTGAAATGAGTTTTTACTTTGCTGCCATCTTAAAGTGTGTTTGAGGGAGTGGGGGTGGGCATTCTGACGTGCTGTgcagctaattattattattattattattatttatttattagcagacgcccttatccagggcgacttacaatcgtaagcaaaaacatttcaagcgttacaatacaagtaatacaataagagcaagaaatacaataacttttgttcaagcaaagtacaagtttgacaaaccacaattcaataatacagcaggtaatagtgatagttacatcaggatatgattaaatagtgatagttacatcaggatgtgattaaatacaaagtactacaggttaaaaacttggcagattacagtattctgaagtacaggattaaatgcagtaaaataggggctgataagagcaaaataaagcacatttacatgaagggtgatagtgtcccaggatacaaacagaggagttctacaggtgctctttgaagaggtgagtcttaaggaggcgccggaatgtggtcagggactgggcagtcctgacatctgtaggaaggtcattccaccactgcggagcaagggtggagaaggagcgggctttggaggcaggggagcgtagcggtggtagagctagtcttctagtgcaggcggagcggagaggtcgagtgggggtgtagggagagatgagggtctggaggtagctgggtgcagactggtcaaggcatctgtaggctagtacaagagtcttgaactggatgcgagcggtgatcgggagccagtggagcgagcggagtagtggagtagcgtgggcgaagcgaggcagagagaacactaggcgggcagcagagttctgggtgagctggagcggacgggtggcggacgcagggaggccagccaggagggagttgcagtagtctaggcgggagagtaccagggcctggaccaggagctgggtagctaATGTACTGTATCATACTTTTTTTCGtaacatctacttttgtattCATTCGTAGGTTTTTAGTTTTGTTATAGGCCATTGCATAATTCCTTTTTTCAGAATGTACTATCTGACAGATGATTCCATCTGGTAACTTCTGTAAGAATCAATTCTATGAGTAATTCATTGTATATTATCTTGTTGAAAAATcttcaataacaaaaataaaattaatgtaatatttatttgtttatttatttgtttattttgttatagaTAGTCAGTCCTGAAGTTCACTGTCCTTAAGGGATTAAGTCACCATTAGTAGGTTAATCCAAATCTGTTTTCCTATAGAATTACAGCAGGATGCAAAAACAGTCAGTTTTTAGTGTTGAACAGGATGTTCTAGAATTTTACTGATACATTAATAGGTTACACATGGACAGTCGTAAATGAGTAAATCACCCACAGTGAGAATATATTTACTTTGGGATTTATAAAATAGAAATTTAATAGCTGGAGTGATGACTCCATGCCCACCCCCTGGTGGTTACTGATATGATGTTTCAATCTTCTTTTAAATAAAGCTACTGTAACTCTTCAGCTGTTTGTGTTATCGtgtaacacacacatatatatatatatatatatatatatatatacacacacattttgttcattattaaaaagtaaaaaaatgccTGTCTTGCTTGTCCTCCTTTTAAATCTACCAACAGTCCACCATCAAGATAATGTCTGATTTCCTGAACTTAACTTGAAAGACATTAGAAACATcctttcttgttgttttattgtcAGAGGATTTGTAGGTTGATGTTATCCTTGAGGTCTAGAGCAGTAGTTAGTGAAAATGTGGAGTTCAACAGAATTGTCCCAAACAGTCAAAGAGGAAATGAAAGTTTACATTGCTGGAGCCAAACAGTTGATTAATTAAACATATACTACATAATGTACAAAAATATATGACAAGACATGCTCCTGTTTTGATTTTTCATAACATTGTCAAACAAAGAgccatatttttaattatttaagtaCTGGTGCTGTTTAGATCTGCTGCTAAATCAATACTAGACACTATAGTCTGAATTTTACAAAAAACACTTCAATcaatcagtgtttattttatatagcgcctttcatagtggaacacCATCACAATGTGCTTTAAAAGATAGTGAgaaacaatacataatacatgaaatagtgcaatacattaaatacaaggcatAGTACTTGGAACATTCTTACTATGTTGCTTCTGAAGACATGGTTTTTCTTTGCCATGAGCAATTTTATTACATCTAATCACGCGTATACTATCACATTACAGCACTGGCCGTATACTATCGCATTACAGCACTGGCTGATCAGTTGGCAGATAATTAATCACTGGGTACTTGATCAAATACAAATGGGATTGTATTTTTTCTTGGCATTTGGTTTGAAACTGATGTAATCGGTGCAATGATTTCATTAGATTTATTCTTTAGTTTCCTGGGTTATTCAAAGAAGCCATTAACAGAAATGGATACAGAGttaatttttctgtttttataaataaataaatacatttatataaccGGTTGATAAGACCAGTAATATTTAGAGAGTATTCTAGTGTATGTGTTGAGACAGAAATGGTTGTATTTTGGAAATATTGAAAGCAAAGCAGTCAGCTGGCCTTTTTTGGACTGCTGGTATGGAAAGGCCATTAATGCTAACTAAACCGAAGAATGCCAACCCTCAAGTCATGTGTCTTAATGGAGTTTCTTGCAGTGGAAAAttccaaaaaaaacacatttcctgtACCTCCAAGAGAGCTGATTCAACCCCTCGTACTGAAAATGCAATACATACTGTAACCTCTTCAAAAACTACCTTTTTCTTTAGCTGATGAATAAGCAATAGTGTAGTTAAAAGCTGAGGTCATGGTGGTGTTATTTGAAGTCTATTTGGAGGATTTAAGGACTCCTGAGTTCAGAACGGAAAAGTGAAATGAACTGTTATGTAAAGTACATTAAATTGCAGTTGGATTAGGAGTTCATATGTTCATAAAAGTGAACCACTCTTTACAGCATTCAAATATTGGTAACTTACATTGTGTGTCTCTTCCagattaataataacaaaatatgttTGGAAAAATGTCCTtttattgtgttaatttaaaaacatgttgccCCTCcaataatgttacattttacacTTTGAGAAAGGTGGGGAATGCTTGATTGATGATTACCAAGAAAAGTAATCCCCTGCTCGGTCAAAGACCATTTATAAATCTatttgtataaaaacaaacaagcaaaacatgATTGTGAAGTTCCAGGTTAGAGCTGGATGTTTGTCTGTCAATTTGAATTTTGCGTTTTAGTTGGATGATATTCAGTAGACCTTAATTTGCGTTAATGcacgttttaaaaagtgaacttGGTTCgagtgcagtaaaaaaaaacaaaaaaacaacacacttttTTTGAAGTTGAATTCCTGCTTATATTCCTGTTTTGGTGGTGGTGTGGTTTCAGTTGCCTTGCCTTTTGAGTTCCTATGGTATTGTACTACTCAAAGGCTTTCTTCCCTTACCAGGAACGCTGCTTTCTATGACCACTTCCTTAACTGTGGTCACCATGGCAGCCTGTCTGATCCAGAGTTCTTCTGTTATGGTGGGTAATTGTCATGTGTTAGTAATGGCGTATCTTTGAAGATTAACTTGCACTGGGATGGAAGGAGGTAATTCTATTGTAGAACATAGTAGCTGAATAGGGAATTGCTGTTAGGATCCAAATATCATTGTTCACCTTGTATTTTGACTGGCTTGGTATGTTGTGAAGTCATATGTCTATACAAACAAAGAGGTAACTCTTTGAGAACAAAACATCAGTACAGGTGAATGGTGCTGTTTATCATAACTGCTCCTATAGACGTCATACAGAATCATTATCCAACagattttctttgtttaatttaaatactcCTTCTCTTTATGTTCATGTAAACAGTGTTTACTGTTTTTTAGGGATTCATTGATGAATCAAATGATTAAAATAGATTTTATTGGCTTTCTGCATGCATAaattcaatgtgtgtgtgtgtgttgttgttgtttttttttatttattttttttatacttgtTAAAGGACTTTTTGGGGCTTTACATTTCAAATAAGGTATAAATAACTAAGATTGTAGAAAGGTATAAATAACTGAGCTGGCTAAACATGTAAACCAATGATTGTTTTGTAAatctttacataaaaaaaatgcatgttgtgTATCATTTTTATACCAGGTTaagaaatttgttttatttacttacagcTTTATCTAGCTGGGTTCTACAATAGTACCCTCGGTGTAATTCTAAGTTTGAAGTTCAAACAGAGTGGTGGAAGGGATCACTTCAAAAATGAGAACAGTAACGCAACACATACGATGCAGCAATGTAAAATATGGTTGTCTGATAGCATATGAcaatatttgttatttgtttttgccAGAAACCTTACAGAAGCTCTTTCATTGCTGACTCTGGGCATTTGTGTCATCCTCAGGGGCCTCGCTATTCAAAACAAACCTGAACTGCAGAAGGTCAtggagaggaggaagagagatCAGGTTGTgaaagagaaggaggaggaggcggTGAAGAAGATGAGCGCCCTGGAGATCGAGCTCATGAAGAGGCAACAGAAACTGGAGCAGGTGAGATACCGCCACGGGCATACAACATGAGCTTTAAATATCTGCAGGTCCATATGAATTCCAACAAAACAGCTGCTATTTCAGTGATTTCCACTAGAAATTCTTAGTCtttgccccctccc
The sequence above is a segment of the Acipenser ruthenus chromosome 7, fAciRut3.2 maternal haplotype, whole genome shotgun sequence genome. Coding sequences within it:
- the LOC117414808 gene encoding protein FAM107B-like isoform X2, producing the protein MADPDYDDDGDELVKPKKLINPVKTSRNHQDLHRELLMNQKRGLAIQNKPELQKVMERRKRDQVVKEKEEEAVKKMSALEIELMKRQQKLEQIELDKQKNEEEQENAPEFVKMKGNLRRTKQEAEGLEHDS
- the LOC117414808 gene encoding protein FAM107B-like isoform X1, with protein sequence MSQDNGIETAELTEGLTPAVRSIMADPDYDDDGDELVKPKKLINPVKTSRNHQDLHRELLMNQKRGLAIQNKPELQKVMERRKRDQVVKEKEEEAVKKMSALEIELMKRQQKLEQIELDKQKNEEEQENAPEFVKMKGNLRRTKQEAEGLEHDS